The Coffea arabica cultivar ET-39 chromosome 9e, Coffea Arabica ET-39 HiFi, whole genome shotgun sequence genome has a window encoding:
- the LOC113709624 gene encoding probable inorganic phosphate transporter 1-9, whose protein sequence is MALKVLSSLDTAKIQYYHFKAIIIAGMGLFTDAYDLFCIPLIMKLIGSVYYAGPPHDQQVPALVTSAMGAIALLGTVIGQLVFGRLGDLLGRRKVYVFALLIMVFSSVGCGFSMGRGRTCVLLSLGLFRFSLGIGIGGDYPLSATIMSEFANKRTRGGFIAAVFSMQGFGILASSTVTMVVCAVFNRASGYPKKPSPEMVDLAWRLILMIGAIPAGLTCYWRMMMPETPRYTALVEKNVAQAAKDMRKVLRVPMSPIPEDQEYDEKDPITPTASANPASSSDYPLLSKEFLARHGRDLFSCALAWFLVDVVFYSNNFFQSQIYGRQYLPLHNKNAYEEAFHVAKLQAILAICSAIPGYFAAVFFIDRIGRVKIQIGGFFFMAIVLFAIGIPYYSYRDRHAKAGFMFLYALTFFFSNFGPNTTTFIVPAELFPARFRSTCHGISGAAGKLGAIVGVVAFPWASPDNYHQQGIRMIVPLVLLGLVSLVGCITTYLFTRETMGRSLEENENEDQASGSGTGWGLVRHFSFTRCSLPKLCANNEVADG, encoded by the exons ATGGCGTTGAAAGTTCTGTCGTCCCTAGACACCGCAAAAATACAGTACTACCACTTCAAAGCCATCATCATAGCCGGCATGGGTCTGTTCACCGACGCTTACGACCTCTTTTGCATCCCTCTCATCATGAAGCTCATTGGTAGCGTCTATTATGCCGGCCCTCCACACGACCAACAAGTTCCTGCCCTGGTCACATCGGCCATGGGTGCCATCGCTCTCTTAGGCACCGTCATCGGACAGCTTGTCTTCGGCCGCCTCGGCGACCTCCTGGGCCGCCGTAAAGTCTACGTCTTTGCGCTCCTGATCATGGTTTTTAGCTCGGTGGGGTGCGGATTCTCCATGGGCAGAGGACGGACGTGCGTGCTGCTCAGCCTTGGGCTGTTCAGGTTTTCATTGGGCATCGGGATCGGAGGGGATTACCCCCTGTCGGCGACCATCATGTCGGAGTTCGCCAATAAGAGAACGCGGGGGGGTTTCATAGCGGCTGTTTTCTCCATGCAGGGTTTTGGGATCTTAGCAAGCTCCACCGTCACCATGGTGGTGTGTGCCGTATTCAACAGGGCGTCGGGTTACCCGAAGAAACCAAGTCCGGAAATGGTGGATTTGGCCTGGAGGCTTATACTGATGATAGGTGCAATACCGGCGGGGCTCACCTGTTACTGGCGTATGATGATGCCGGAGACTCCCAG GTACACAGCTTTGGTAGAGAAAAATGTGGCGCAAGCAGCTAAGGACATGAGGAAAGTTCTGCGTGTTCCGATGAGCCCGATTCCGGAGGACCAAGAATATGATGAGAAGGATCCAATTACTCCAACTGCTAGTGCTAATCCTGCCTCCAGCTCTGATTATCCTCTCTTGTCCAAAGAATTCCTGGCTCGACACGGCCGTGATCTCTTTTCTTGTGCGCTTGCATGGTTTCTTGTGGACGTCGTCTTCTACAGCAATAACTTTTTCCAGTCCCAGATATACGGCCGACAATATCTTCCCCTTCATAATAAAAATGCTTACGAGGAGGCCTTTCATGTGGCAAAACTCCAAGCCATCCTTGCAATTTGCTCCGCCATCCCGGGCTATTTTGCCGCCGTCTTCTTCATCGATCGCATTGGGAGAGTCAAAATCCAAATAGGGGGATTCTTCTTCATGGCCATTGTATTATTTGCGATTGGAATCCCATATTATTCGTACCGGGATCGCCATGCCAAAGCGGGTTTCATGTTCTTGTACGCTCTCACTTTCTTCTTCTCCAATTTTGGACCCAATACCACTACTTTCATAGTCCCCGCGGAGCTATTCCCGGCTAGGTTCAGATCAACATGCCACGGCATCTCGGGAGCTGCCGGAAAACTGGGCGCGATCGTTGGGGTGGTGGCATTTCCGTGGGCTTCTCCTGATAATTACCACCAGCAAGGAATCAGAATGATAGTGCCGCTAGTGCTCCTAGGTCTAGTTTCCTTGGTGGGATGCATCACGACATATCTTTTTACGCGTGAAACAATGGGGAGATCACTGGAGGAGAATGAAAACGAAGACCAAGCTAGCGGTAGCGGTACTGGTTGGGGTTTGGTGAGGCATTTTAGCTTCACAAGATGTTCGCTGCCAAAGTTATGTGCCAATAATGAAGTTGCAGATGGCTAA
- the LOC113709631 gene encoding apyrase, with translation MLKQHLIAFVFVSCMPFLQTIYSQSLSSKLSNGVLLSNDASGKYAVIIDAGSTGSRVHVLHFDRNLDLVQIGQDFEFFEAIKPGLSSYADDPEAAAQSLKPLLEKAEAIVPKEFRANTPVKVGATAGLRLLKGDSSEKILQAVRDLLKNESSLKYKAEWVTILEGSQEAAYIWAAINYLLGTAGKKYSETVGTIDLGGGSVQMTYAVSKEVALKASKLSNGKETYIQEKNLLGTTYHLYAYSYLNYGLLAARAEILKVSRNSSHPCILYGYHGYYTYGDVAYRASAFPTGPNMKKCRAFVLKALKINAPCKHKKCTFNGVWNGGGGDGQKNLYVASFFYDRASQVGVIKTNVPSATARPLHFLSAAKRACRTKYKDIKSVFPNINESDRPFTCLDLVYEYSLLVNGFGLNPFKKITLVKKIKYKDSLLETAWPLGSAIDAVSSQN, from the exons ATGCTGAAGCAACACCTTATTGCCTTCGTTTTTGTCTCTTGCATGCCATTCCTCCAAACCATTTACTCTCAATCACTCAGCAGTAAGTTGTCCAACGGTGTACTCCTCAGCAATGATGCGTCAGGGAAGTATGCAGTCATAATTGATGCTGGAAGTACTGGCAGCAGAGTCCACGTCTTGCACTTTGATAGAAACTTGGATTTGGTTCAAATTGGCCAAGATTTTGAGTTTTTTGAAGCG ATAAAACCAGGGCTGAGTTCATATGCAGATGACCCTGAAGCTGCTGCACAATCTCTTAAGCCCTTGCTTGAAAAAGCTGAAGCAATTGTCCCAAAAGAATTTCGTGCTAATACTCCTGTTAAAGTTGGG GCAACTGCAGGTCTTAGACTGTTGAAAGGTGACTCCTCAGAAAAGATTTTGCAAGCG GTAAGAGATTTGTTGAAGAATGAAAGTTCACTCAAGTACAAGGCAGAGTGGGTGACAATTCTTGAAGGTTCACAGGAAGCTGCCTACATATGG GCTGCCATAAATTATCTGTTGGGAACAGCAGGCAAAAAATACTCAGAAACTGTTGGCACAATTGATCTTGGTGGTGGATCAGTACAGATGACATATGCTGTGTCAAAGGAAGTAGCTCTAAAGGCCTCCAAGCTGTCCAATGGGAAAGAAACATATATTCAGGAAAAGAATCTTCTGGGAACTACATATCACCTTTATGCTTACAG TTACCTGAACTATGGTTTACTAGCTGCTCGTGCTGAGATTCTGAAGGTTTCAAGAAACTCGAGTCATCCATGCATACTCTATGGTTACCATG GATACTATACCTACGGAGATGTTGCCTATAGAGCTTCAGCTTTTCCGACTGGTCCAAACATGAAGAAATGCAGGGCATTTGTTCTGAAGGCACTTAAGATCAATGCCCCCTGCAAGCACAAGAAATGCACGTTCAACGGTGTCTGGAATGGCGGTGGTGGAGATGGACAGAAGAATCTGTATGTCGCATCATTCTTCTATGACAGGGCTTCTCAG GTTGGTGTTATCAAGACAAATGTACCTTCTGCTACTGCTCGTCCGCTGCATTTCTTGAGTGCAGCCAAGCGTGCTTGCAGGACAAAGTATAAAGATATCAAATCTGTATTTCCAAACATCAATGAAAGTGATAGGCCATTCACATGTTTGGATCTAGTTTATGAGTACTCATTGCTTGTTAATGGATTTG GTCTGAATCCTTTCAAAAAGATTACACTGgtgaaaaaaatcaaatacaaaGATTCCCTTCTTGAAACAGCTTGGCCACTGGGATCTGCCATTGATGCTGTTTCAtcacaaaattga
- the LOC113710343 gene encoding apyrase-like: MGNKRQQRAFIPLFFICYILFFVLVRPAEGKKQFQALNRKFSLNGFLNLVHGEDSEHYVVIFDAGSTGSRVHVYRFDSNMNLLKIGDDFEYFEKTTPGLSSYADDPTAAAQSLKTLLENAEAIVPEELRANTPVLVGATAGLRQLNGDAAENILEAVRDLLKNESSFKYKAEWVTILDGSQEAAYAWAAINYLLGSIGKNYSETVGSVDLGGGSVEMTYAVSETTAAQASNISNNGEPYIHENNFLGTTYYLYAYSYLNYGLLAARAEILKLSRNSSNPCILYGYDGYYTYEDVVYRASALPTGPNIKQCWGFVKKVLNISAPCQHKNCTFNGVWNGGGGDGQNNLYVASFFYDIGSEVGIFEPNAPSATVRPADYLSVANRACATKYEDIQSVFPNIYEADKPVICMDLIYMYTLLVNGFGVNPFKKITVVQSIEYKDSLVDATWSLGSAINAVSSLYEAKDENRIKDLMFLAHV, translated from the exons ATGGGAAATAAGCGGCAACAGCGAGCGTTcattcctctctttttcatttGCTACATTCTCTTCTTCGTCCTGGTTCGCCCTGCGGAAGGGAAAAAGCAATTTCAAGCTCTCAACCgcaaattttctttgaatgGGTTCCTAAACCTTGTTCATGGCGAGGACTCTGAGCATTATGTTGTCATCTTTGATGCTGGAAGTACTGGTAGCAGAGTTCATGTCTATCGATTTGATTCAAACATGAATCTCCTAAAGATTGGTGACGACTTTGAGTATTTTGAGAAG ACAACACCAGGGCTGAGTTCTTATGCAGATGACCCTACAGCTGCTGCACAATCTCTAAAGACCCTGCTTGAGAATGCTGAAGCAATTGTTCCAGAAGAGCTTCGGGCTAATACTCCAGTTTTAGTTGGG GCAACTGCAGGTCTTAGACAGCTAAATGGTGACGCAgcagaaaatattttggaagcG GTGAGAGATTTGTTAAAAAATGAAAGCTCGTTCAAGTACAAGGCAGAGTGGGTGACTATTCTTGATGGTTCTCAGGAAGCCGCGTACGCATGG GCTGCCATAAATTATCTGTTGGGATCAATAGGCAAAAATTACTCAGAAACTGTTGGTTCAGTTGATCTCGGAGGTGGATCGGTAGAAATGACATATGCTGTGTCAGAGACAACTGCTGCTCAGGCCTCCAATATATCAAATAATGGAGAACCATATATTCATGAAAATAATTTTCTGGGAACAACATATTACCTTTATGCCTACAG TTACTTGAACTATGGTTTACTCGCTGCTCGTGCTGAGATTCTGAAgctttcaagaaattcaagcaACCCATGCATTCTCTACGGTTACGATG GATACTATACATATGAGGATGTTGTTTATAGAGCATCTGCTCTTCCTACTGGTCCAAACATCAAGCAATGCTGGGGATTTGTTAAGAAGGTACTGAATATCAGTGCCCCTTGCCAGCACAAAAACTGCACATTCAACGGTGTCTGGAATGGCGGTGGCGGGGATGGGCAGAACAATCTGTATGTCGCCTCATTTTTCTATGACATTGGTTCTGAG GTTGGCATTTTTGAGCCAAATGCGCCTTCTGCTACTGTTCGTCCGGCGGATTACCTGTCTGTAGCTAATCGTGCTTGCGCAACAAAATATGAAGATATTCAATCCGTTTTTCCTAACATCTATGAAGCAGATAAGCCGGTGATATGTATGGATCTCATTTATATGTACACACTGCTTGTTAATGGATTTG GTGTGAATCCTTTCAAAAAGATTACAGTGGTTCAAAGCATCGAATACAAAGATTCCCTTGTTGATGCTACTTGGTCATTAGGGTCTGCTATTAATGCTGTTTCATCACTATATGAAGCAAAAGATGAGAACCGTATTAAAGATTTGATGTTCTTGGCCCATGTCTGA